The nucleotide window ACCTGAGCGGTGGCGTGGATGGCTTTGGAGACGGCGCAGTCCTCCGTGCCTGGTCGCAGCAGGCGACGCCATAGGTTGAGGTTACGGAAAATGTGGTAGGGCAGGTAGGAAAAAGCGTAGAGAGCCACTCCCGCCCCCACCAGCATTCCCACCTTCCTTTTTTCCGGCTGGCTGAGGTGAGGATTACGGAAAACGGTGCGGATAATGGCGGCGTAGCAGGAGGCGGTGAGGAGGAAGGGCAGcccgcagcccagcccggccAGCAGCAGGCTGTAGGGATAaaacctctgcagctgctgcGGGGCCGCGCTCCCCAAACACTCGGTCGCACCCTCCGCTTTTTGTAGCTCCGTAAAAAAAAAGGTGGGTGCTGAGAGCACCCCGGCCAGCACCCAAACAACCGCGCTCAGCACCTTGGCGTGGCGTGGCTGCAGGCGCCCGTGGACCCGTAGGGGGTGAACGATGCCGAGGTAGCGGTTAAGGCTGATGCAGGTGACGAAGAAGATGCCGCCGTAGAGGTTGTAGTTGAAAAAGAAACGTTCCAGCTTGCACAGCACCGGTCCGTAGCGCCAGTCCTTGGGCGGGTGGTAATACGCCGCCAAAAACGGCAGCGAGAGGGAGTAGAGCATCCCGCTGACGGCCAGGTGGAAGGAGTAGACGATGCCGCTGTGCCAGGAGCGCTCGCGGGTGGCGAAACGGTAGACGGCTATGCCGTTACCCACCAACGCCGGCGGGAACTGCACCGCCAGCACCGGCCACAGCGACTCCTGGAAGCTGCTGAAGTTACCGCAGTGACTGAGATGGGTGGCCATCTCGGTGCAGGGCAGGGGGTTCCTCCTGTCGTCCTCCTTTTTTTGGTGGCTGCTGGCAGGGGTAAAGGTTTAGGTTACAGGCAGCCAAGAAGTACGAGCGTGGCCGTGAGGTGTGGCTTCCGGCAAATGGCCGCACGGGGAAGTGGTGAGGGTCGGTGAGACGCGGCTACCTCGCGCCGGGACCGAGGAAGCCTTGTGGTCCCACGCTGGGGACAGAATGTGTCCCCCTGCGTCCGTCCCCCCCCACCTTGTCTGCCtcccagggtgcaggcaggactcccagggtgcaggcaggagtcCGTGCGTCTGCCTGCAGCCCCACCGCTCGCCCCACTCACCCTCTCCTCCTCGGGGTCCGCGCTcgcctccctcctctcctgtcCCTCCCTTCTTGGTAGTGGTCACAGGGCTGCCACAGGGTCACGTCCTGCCCCGTTTTGGGGACGGTGGGGGTGAGAGGCTGGCAGTGGGGGGGTTGCAGGCAGGGAAAAACACTTCCTCTTCTGAAGGGCTGTGCCCAGACAGAGCCTGGCAGCTGCCCTTGCCTTGGCCAGAAAGGGGGAAGGAGCTGTGCCTGCATGCCTCCTCCTTaccggggcaggcaggggggctTCCTGCTCTGCCTGACCACATCGAGGTGGCACGAAAACAGGCACCTAGGGTTGGGGGACGCCGTTAACAGCCCAGGAGACCCCACCTTCGCCCCCACCCAAACCCAGCACAGCCACAGGCAGTCATTCCAACCAGTGTATTGCACAGGAGCAagaatggggctgggggggtgtgtggggtgcgtgtgtgtgtttcccatttcctcttctccctcagtTTTGGCGCGTGGCCGGCGGCTGGTGCCTCAGCGCTTCCCCTTCTTGGCACGTCCGGGCCGCCGGAAAATCATCTTCCCCTTTGTCAGCAGATTCCCTCGCCCCTTTGGCCTTGAGGCAGCACGGCCAGAGCCGGGACCGGCCCCCTCCCGGGCTGGGCGCTCAGTTCTTCGGTGCGGCTTTCGGCCGGCCGccccctgcctggccctgccgcGGTGCCGTGAGTCCATTGGTGCCAGGTTTCCCTGCCGCTGCTTCCCTGGTGCTGTGGGGTGAGGGCTGGGGGTGTCGGGATGCTCCGGCCGGCTGTGCCGTCGCCGTTTCCGTAGCGGGGCAGCACGCGAGGAGCTTCGTTTCCTCTTGGTACGGTCAGGAAATAGATCTTGAGAGGGGgatagacaaaaaaaaagggggggggtttCAGCGAAAAAGGGGTGACAGGGGTGCAGCATTGGGGCTGACGGATGTGTCAGTGCGTTTACTTTGAACCGAGATCACGGAGAGCTCAAGGTTTTCGCATCATCAGCCACTACCGGCAGGAGAGGACGGAGGGGCTCAGTCCCGGCCTCTCCAGACTCACCTTTGTCCGGCTCCTCGCCCACCTCCTGCCGGTAATACTCAGCATCGCTCTCCTCCGACTGCTCGGCCGCATCCTGCTGCTCCGGCGCACCGGGATCCTCGGCATCGCTGTCACCATCCTGCTGCCGTTTCCTCCGGATCCCCGCCAGGCTCCTCTCCCTGCGGTACCACCATAGTGTCAGCCTCCGTCCGGCTGCTGCCAGACCCCGCTGCTGCCACGCTGCCCTCACCTGTGAGCCTCACGCTGCTGCCGCTTGCGCTCCACGTTCGCCTCCTGCTTCTGCCGCCGCTCCGCCTTCAGCTGCAGCTTCGCCTCCTTCCGCGCCAGGATTTCCTTCACCTCCGCCTCCATCTTGTGGACTTAAACACAGGGCAAGAGGGCGGTGAGATGTCCCAGCCCTAGCCCCCGTGCCGGTGGCTTACCGAGGATGGCCGGCACGGCGTTTTGCGGCACTTACTGAAGCTGTGGTAGAGCACGTTGCCCTGCGCCAGGCCCTCCTCCACCTTGATGAGCTGCAGAGTCATGCGGGGTCCGATCTACGGGAAGCGGGGGATGCGGAGAGCCCCGGTCAGGCTCGATCGCATCCCTGGGGAGATGGTAACCGCAGCACCACCGCCGACACGGACCTCGGTGAGGCGCACGGCGCTCTGCTGCGCTTTCATGTTGCCTCGGCCGGCGTATGCCTGCGGCAGCTCCAGGACGTTGTGGGTCCCATCCTGCTCGGCCTCGCTCTCCGACAGGTTTATGTCCCTGCCGAGGGACAGGAATGCGTTTGGGGACGGGATGGAAAGCGCCTCTGGGACCCTTGTCCCCCTCGTTTCCCCCCTCCACGCACTTCACCAGCAGCTCGCTGATGTCTTCCAGGCGGCTCATGTTGGGGAacttctcctgcagcagcttcttCAGGCTTTTGCTCACGCCCACGGGCACGACCTTCACGCTactgcgaggaggaggaggaggaggaggaggaagaggtcaGTGCTGGGACATGGGCCGCAGGGACCCCCGCCCAAAATCACGGGTGCGATACTCACTAATGCCTGAAATCGAGGAGCTGTGTCTCCGTGTTGTAGCTGATGAGTAAACACCTCTTGATGCTGTTGAGGTTGACCtgtggaaggaggagagaagagaaaaggaggaggagagaagagaaaaggaggaggagagaagagaaaaggaggaggagagaagagaagagaggagatttcagttggaagggacctacactgaccatctagtccaactgcctgaccaaaagttaaagcatgttattaagggcattgtccaaatgcctctcaaacaTTGCCAGGCTTGGGGCATCGCCCACCTcgccaggaagcctgttccagggtttgaccgcCCTCTCGGTAAAGTAACgcttccttatgtccagtctgaacctcccctggcacagctttgagccattcccaggcgTCCTCTCCCTGAATCCccgggagaagagctcagcacctccctctccctgtcccctcctcagaaagctgcagagagccacgaggttgcccctcagcctccttttctccaaactagacaagcccaaagtcctcagctgctcctcacaggacatgccttccagccctgtcaccagctttgttctCCTCCTCTGGGTGCCTTCACATCCTTCTGAAATGGCGGGGcccacagtactcgaggtgtgacCGCGCCAACGCTGAGCACAGCAGGACGATCCCCTCTCTCGACGGGCTGATCGTGCTGGGTTTGATGCCCCCCGGGATGTGGTTTGTCCTCACCGCTGGCTCCTGTGGAGcctgctgccaaccagcacccccagatccctttctccagcaactcctctcccaatttagactcatgcctggcattactccatcccaggtgcaggatcCGGcttttggacttgttaaattccaTCCCGTTAGTCATTGCCtgatgctccaatctatctagatcccccCGCAAGGCCTCCTggccctcaagagagtcaacagcacctccccgTTCGGTATTCAACACTGACATCCAGATCGTTGACAAAAATATTGAAGAGAACTGGTCCTAGAATTGAATCCTGAGGAGGTGGGATGGGTCTCgatccccccccccaccccagcagtgtgaggacaccccccccacctcgcTTACCCTGTGGACGTTGATGGAGGGAAACATGTTCTGGAACATGCTGGCCATCAGCTTGACCTGGATCTGCTGGAGACCGAAATTGCTGAGGACCAGCAGCGGGTGATGGGTGAACTGCTGCTCGTGCATGCGGTGCCGCTTGAGGGACGAGACCACGTCCTTGATCAGCGAGTACTGGAGAGTGGGGGGGACAC belongs to Harpia harpyja isolate bHarHar1 chromosome 10, bHarHar1 primary haplotype, whole genome shotgun sequence and includes:
- the PPAN gene encoding suppressor of SWI4 1 homolog yields the protein MGRPSKSKNQKKERAAAVQHAQQEFGTVPHSFVFHRGRVGKNVRQLITDMRKVMEPYTARALKVRKNNSLKDFVAVAGPLGVTHFLVFSKSSSSINFKLFRLPGGPTLTFKVTQYSLIKDVVSSLKRHRMHEQQFTHHPLLVLSNFGLQQIQVKLMASMFQNMFPSINVHRVNLNSIKRCLLISYNTETQLLDFRHYSVKVVPVGVSKSLKKLLQEKFPNMSRLEDISELLVKDINLSESEAEQDGTHNVLELPQAYAGRGNMKAQQSAVRLTEIGPRMTLQLIKVEEGLAQGNVLYHSFIHKMEAEVKEILARKEAKLQLKAERRQKQEANVERKRQQREAHRERSLAGIRRKRQQDGDSDAEDPGAPEQQDAAEQSEESDAEYYRQEVGEEPDKDLFPDRTKRKRSSSRAAPLRKRRRHSRPEHPDTPSPHPTAPGKQRQGNLAPMDSRHRGRARQGAAGRKPHRRTERPAREGAGPGSGRAASRPKGRGNLLTKGKMIFRRPGRAKKGKR
- the P2RY11 gene encoding P2Y purinoceptor 11, whose product is MQAQLLPPFWPRQGQLPGSVWAQPFRRGSVFPCLQPPHCQPLTPTVPKTGQDVTLWQPCDHYQEGRDRRGGRRARTPRRRGHQKKEDDRRNPLPCTEMATHLSHCGNFSSFQESLWPVLAVQFPPALVGNGIAVYRFATRERSWHSGIVYSFHLAVSGMLYSLSLPFLAAYYHPPKDWRYGPVLCKLERFFFNYNLYGGIFFVTCISLNRYLGIVHPLRVHGRLQPRHAKVLSAVVWVLAGVLSAPTFFFTELQKAEGATECLGSAAPQQLQRFYPYSLLLAGLGCGLPFLLTASCYAAIIRTVFRNPHLSQPEKRKVGMLVGAGVALYAFSYLPYHIFRNLNLWRRLLRPGTEDCAVSKAIHATAQVCKILVNLNICLQPLLYAALADSMQSCCGAGCSTGTNTATKERAEHLELWPAA